A DNA window from Sulfitobacter noctilucicola contains the following coding sequences:
- a CDS encoding YgaP family membrane protein, whose product MTVNLGKLDRLVRAFLGLLLVFLPLLNMPQIWSNAGYVYASMAVGLVLTLTALFQFCPLYRLVGFSTCKL is encoded by the coding sequence ATGACCGTCAACCTTGGCAAACTCGACCGTTTGGTCAGAGCGTTTCTCGGCTTGCTTCTTGTTTTCCTACCCCTTCTGAACATGCCACAAATCTGGTCTAACGCCGGATATGTCTATGCCAGTATGGCCGTTGGATTGGTCCTGACGCTGACCGCGCTTTTTCAGTTCTGCCCGCTCTACCGCTTGGTAGGATTTTCTACCTGCAAGCTATGA
- a CDS encoding sodium:calcium antiporter, protein MQLPDTSLFQSVLFFALSAAGVWIAGARLAYLVDTLADRFKLAKSLMGLLVLSLATSLPEVATTLTAAIQQARDLVLNNLFGGIALQTAILAMSDFWARSPITNYPRKANHALEATLLVLLLSVALIVVNLGETFVVGGVGLGSVCIAMIYAGAIWLLRRYDDSSDWVPIDLPDPDPLSFPAPTGLGKASNKTLIWQAIAACIAILGLGLLLVQFADRIATQSGLGTGFIGVTLLAAATSLPELSTSIAAVRIGAYTMAISNIFGSNLIMLVLVFPADILFRGGPILQDTSRTVSLALAFGLAVTSIYLVGLIVRRKPKIGAFGLDSILVLLLFIASLAAYYFVR, encoded by the coding sequence ATGCAGCTCCCTGATACGTCCCTTTTCCAGAGTGTTCTTTTCTTTGCGCTCAGCGCCGCAGGTGTCTGGATCGCAGGCGCGCGGCTGGCGTATCTGGTGGACACACTGGCGGACCGTTTCAAACTGGCAAAGTCGTTGATGGGATTGTTGGTTCTTTCACTCGCCACATCACTACCGGAGGTCGCAACGACGCTAACCGCCGCCATTCAACAGGCACGCGATCTTGTGCTCAACAACCTGTTCGGTGGTATCGCGCTCCAGACCGCGATCCTAGCTATGTCGGATTTCTGGGCGCGCAGCCCGATCACTAACTATCCGCGCAAGGCGAACCACGCGCTTGAGGCCACGCTGCTTGTCTTGTTGTTGTCTGTTGCTTTGATTGTCGTCAATCTTGGTGAGACTTTTGTGGTTGGCGGTGTCGGATTGGGCAGCGTGTGTATTGCCATGATCTATGCCGGGGCGATCTGGCTGTTGCGGCGGTACGACGACAGCAGCGATTGGGTCCCTATTGATCTTCCTGATCCCGACCCCCTTTCATTTCCCGCCCCGACTGGTTTGGGGAAAGCATCCAACAAAACACTCATCTGGCAGGCGATTGCGGCCTGCATCGCTATTCTGGGGCTAGGTTTGCTGTTGGTTCAGTTCGCAGACCGCATCGCCACTCAATCCGGGCTTGGGACAGGTTTCATCGGCGTTACCCTTCTGGCCGCAGCCACGTCCCTGCCCGAGCTGAGCACAAGCATCGCCGCCGTGCGCATCGGGGCCTATACGATGGCAATCTCCAATATCTTCGGCAGTAACCTGATCATGCTGGTTCTGGTCTTTCCCGCAGATATCCTGTTTCGCGGCGGCCCGATCCTGCAGGACACCTCGCGCACTGTCAGCCTCGCGCTCGCGTTCGGGTTGGCAGTCACCTCCATCTACCTCGTCGGCCTCATCGTGCGGCGCAAACCAAAGATCGGTGCCTTCGGGCTCGATTCTATCCTCGTGCTGTTGTTGTTCATTGCGAGCTTGGCCGCGTATTATTTCGTTCGTTGA
- a CDS encoding TraR/DksA family transcriptional regulator yields the protein MTDLNHYKKLITDRLTELDERMHVVDHELSEPVSPDMNDQAIDIEDDQVLEGLGNAAQQERVLLGQALARIEDGTYGECQKCGNPISDARLNAVPYAPLCKECVQAR from the coding sequence ATGACAGACCTTAATCACTACAAAAAACTGATCACTGACCGGCTTACCGAACTTGATGAACGTATGCATGTCGTGGATCACGAACTGAGCGAACCTGTCTCACCGGATATGAATGATCAGGCGATTGATATCGAGGATGATCAGGTGTTGGAGGGTCTGGGGAACGCCGCACAGCAAGAACGGGTGCTGCTGGGGCAGGCACTGGCGCGCATCGAAGACGGGACCTATGGCGAATGCCAGAAGTGCGGCAACCCAATCTCAGATGCTCGGCTGAATGCGGTACCCTATGCACCATTGTGCAAGGAATGCGTACAGGCCCGCTAG
- a CDS encoding ABC transporter ATP-binding protein, translating into MEEVSDPIIRVRGLVTRFGTHTVHDGLDLDVRRGEIIGVVGGSGTGKSVLLRAIVGLLEPNAGQIEVFGESVRATSDAQYRALRRRWGVMFQDGALFSSLTVRQNVEAPMREQLALDDELRETLAGIKVRMVGLPENAMEKYPSELSGGMRKRAGFARAIAMDPEIVFLDEPTAGLDPIGAAAFDTLIKQLQAALGLTVFLVTHDLDSLHAICDRIAVLADRKVLAVGTMEEMLQVDHPWVHEYFHGPRARAALSSAQKEGAA; encoded by the coding sequence ATGGAGGAGGTGTCTGATCCGATCATCCGCGTACGCGGCCTTGTCACGCGGTTCGGGACACATACCGTGCATGACGGGCTTGATCTGGATGTGCGACGCGGCGAAATCATCGGCGTGGTCGGTGGATCAGGCACGGGCAAATCTGTTTTACTGCGTGCAATTGTGGGGCTGCTGGAACCCAACGCCGGACAGATCGAGGTGTTCGGGGAGAGTGTACGCGCAACGTCGGATGCCCAATACCGCGCGCTGCGCCGTCGCTGGGGCGTTATGTTTCAGGACGGCGCGCTCTTTTCTTCGCTCACCGTTCGGCAAAACGTCGAAGCCCCGATGCGTGAGCAACTTGCGTTGGACGACGAACTGCGTGAGACGCTCGCAGGGATAAAGGTCCGCATGGTCGGCCTCCCGGAAAACGCGATGGAGAAATATCCCTCCGAGCTGTCTGGCGGCATGCGCAAACGTGCCGGATTTGCCCGCGCTATCGCGATGGATCCCGAAATTGTCTTTCTGGACGAACCGACCGCAGGGCTTGATCCGATTGGTGCCGCTGCCTTCGACACCCTGATCAAACAATTGCAGGCCGCACTTGGCCTGACGGTCTTTCTGGTTACTCATGATCTGGACAGTCTGCATGCGATCTGTGACAGGATCGCGGTATTGGCCGACCGCAAAGTGCTTGCTGTCGGAACCATGGAGGAGATGCTGCAGGTGGATCACCCTTGGGTGCATGAGTACTTTCACGGGCCACGCGCACGCGCCGCTTTGTCGTCTGCGCAAAAAGAGGGGGCCGCGTAG
- a CDS encoding ion channel, which produces MLFAIFVGSIMMIGSLAISIALFGVAERLLHVFEESGAFGYARFPALFDLSVAGLWILTVLTSTVWGWAVLYIQLGLFDALEPALYFSIASFTTVGYGDVVLEPGWRLLAGMTATHGLLTFGIFTAFLVEVFNFPTRKRRR; this is translated from the coding sequence ATGCTATTTGCCATATTCGTAGGCTCCATCATGATGATCGGGTCGCTGGCCATCTCCATTGCGCTGTTCGGTGTTGCCGAACGGCTTTTGCATGTATTCGAGGAAAGTGGAGCCTTCGGGTACGCCCGTTTTCCCGCTCTTTTCGATCTGTCTGTCGCCGGTCTTTGGATACTTACGGTTTTGACCAGTACGGTATGGGGCTGGGCAGTTCTTTACATTCAGCTTGGCCTTTTCGACGCTTTGGAGCCTGCGCTCTATTTCTCAATCGCGTCCTTCACAACAGTGGGCTACGGCGATGTTGTGCTAGAGCCAGGATGGCGTTTGCTCGCCGGAATGACGGCAACACACGGGTTGCTCACCTTCGGGATATTCACGGCGTTTCTAGTCGAGGTTTTCAATTTCCCGACCCGCAAACGCCGCCGTTGA
- a CDS encoding VIT1/CCC1 transporter family protein, producing MDNEHGHSPEEVATRLTGDRQTSHIKDMIYGGIDGAVTTFAIVAGVEGAGLSHTIIVALGLANIIADGFSMAASNYSGTKAELDDRKRIIEIEERHITENPEGEREELRQILEMRGLSGAVLEQATYEIAQNKENWIGLMLTDEYGLARDEPAPLRAAIATFVAFLIAGAIPLLPFVLGLPNPFITCIFATLLTFFLIGTGKSRWSLAKWWRSGLETLLIGGTAALLAYGVGGLFHPG from the coding sequence ATGGATAACGAACACGGCCATAGCCCAGAAGAAGTCGCGACCCGTCTCACCGGCGATCGGCAAACCAGCCATATCAAGGATATGATCTATGGCGGGATTGATGGTGCGGTCACCACATTCGCGATTGTTGCAGGTGTCGAAGGTGCGGGGCTGTCACACACCATAATCGTCGCACTCGGTCTCGCGAACATCATCGCTGATGGTTTTTCGATGGCTGCCAGCAACTACTCGGGCACCAAAGCCGAGCTGGATGATCGCAAACGTATCATCGAAATCGAGGAACGCCATATCACCGAAAATCCGGAGGGAGAGCGCGAGGAGTTGCGTCAGATTCTGGAGATGCGTGGCTTATCCGGTGCGGTTCTGGAACAGGCGACCTATGAAATCGCGCAAAACAAAGAGAACTGGATCGGATTGATGCTGACCGATGAATACGGGCTGGCACGGGATGAACCCGCCCCGTTACGTGCGGCAATCGCCACCTTTGTCGCGTTTCTGATTGCCGGGGCTATTCCGCTTTTGCCTTTTGTTCTTGGCCTGCCCAACCCCTTTATCACCTGTATCTTCGCGACCCTGTTGACGTTCTTTCTGATCGGGACGGGCAAAAGCCGTTGGTCTTTGGCCAAATGGTGGCGTTCCGGCCTTGAGACACTTCTGATCGGTGGCACTGCGGCTTTGCTGGCTTATGGCGTGGGGGGATTGTTCCATCCCGGATGA
- a CDS encoding phasin family protein: MADKEQVKDTSSTATQPPGAPETSSPAGFGNILGMSTAWMEAMNDLSAELASFVAERIKQDVKTQHEMLHCKDIAAFQHIQAQFIQKALDQYHAETGKLVEIGNKAFTLKSSEG, from the coding sequence ATGGCAGACAAAGAGCAAGTGAAAGACACGTCCTCAACGGCGACCCAACCGCCTGGCGCACCAGAAACGTCATCACCCGCTGGCTTTGGCAATATATTGGGTATGAGCACCGCATGGATGGAGGCGATGAACGATCTGAGCGCAGAGCTGGCAAGCTTTGTGGCGGAACGGATCAAGCAGGATGTAAAAACGCAGCACGAGATGCTCCACTGCAAAGATATCGCAGCGTTTCAACATATTCAGGCGCAGTTCATTCAAAAAGCACTGGACCAGTATCATGCCGAAACCGGCAAACTGGTCGAGATTGGCAACAAGGCGTTTACCCTGAAAAGTAGTGAAGGTTGA
- a CDS encoding cation-translocating P-type ATPase — translation MTRLTSPLLTLLNTRHEKRTITHARFVMRGADVAVETGLTKREVLAAREAHGWNELPAMAQAGPWRVLLRQFTSFLVLILIVAAAVALALGERMDAVTIALVVFLNAGLGFVQEWKAETALGALRDLLSPQAMVLRDGQEQVIPAREVVPGDILVLVPGAKIAADAMVIHATELAVDESVLTGESVPVSKNDDQAPSVYAGTSVTAGRAEARVMATGGATEFGKIANLTGSVGVKTTNLQLKLGQLARQLGIAALLVAAGVVCLGLLLGRDLTEMVMTGLSLAVAMVPEGLPAVVTITLALGATAMVRRQALARRLQAVETLGAASTICTDKTGTLTENKMTATKVWTFDRQYDVTGTGYDPAGHIEADGIRLRASDDPVLAALLETGLHCSHAHLERDGDSWKMVGAPTEGALITLGYKGWCDLPLDRAILAEIPFSSARKKMSVLYQSGGHVDVLTKGAPEQVLKACTEIMTQGGPRPLTAAVRETVVEAYSDLAQKGLRVMALARKPAPDDQLSEDAMIFVGLVGIIDPPRAEVRQAISLARAAGIRVIMITGDSPITAGAIAGQLDLNVSRQLTGADLDALDDAALSEILREDVLFARTKPEQKMRIVSALQAQGQIVAMTGDGVNDAPALKQADIGISMGVRGTDVARDASDLVLLDDNFATIVGAIGEGRRQFANVQKFVRYLLSSNAGEVIALVVNIAIGGPLVFLATQILWMNLVTDGVTAVALGLEKSEPDQMEQQPRRKDTAILGRSGIITIIVLGTYTGLSSLWIFFSLMDQGVELARTTAFTAMVVFEKISVFAFRSLRLTGWRIGWFSNPFLLLALTVTLGAQVLAVYWGPLQVLLKTVPMGLDQWITIALFTLPLLIVPEILKAVRLSIQRTK, via the coding sequence ATGACCCGATTAACGTCGCCGCTTTTGACATTGCTCAATACACGGCACGAAAAACGGACGATCACCCATGCAAGGTTCGTGATGAGAGGTGCTGATGTGGCAGTGGAAACCGGTCTGACAAAGCGTGAGGTTCTGGCAGCCAGAGAGGCACACGGCTGGAATGAATTACCCGCAATGGCGCAGGCCGGTCCGTGGCGGGTACTGCTTCGCCAGTTCACCAGTTTTCTCGTGTTGATCCTCATCGTGGCTGCCGCCGTTGCCCTTGCCTTGGGCGAACGGATGGATGCGGTCACAATCGCGCTGGTCGTGTTTCTGAACGCGGGTCTTGGCTTTGTGCAGGAATGGAAAGCAGAGACGGCGCTGGGCGCATTGCGTGATTTGCTGTCACCTCAGGCAATGGTCTTGCGCGACGGGCAGGAACAGGTGATCCCGGCGCGTGAGGTGGTGCCGGGTGATATTCTGGTGTTGGTACCGGGTGCGAAAATCGCAGCGGATGCCATGGTGATCCACGCGACCGAACTAGCGGTCGATGAAAGCGTGCTGACAGGTGAATCCGTTCCTGTTTCCAAAAATGATGATCAAGCGCCTTCGGTTTACGCCGGAACGTCTGTGACGGCTGGCCGCGCCGAGGCCCGCGTGATGGCGACAGGCGGGGCAACTGAATTTGGCAAAATCGCCAACTTAACGGGCTCCGTAGGCGTCAAGACAACCAACCTGCAACTGAAGCTGGGCCAATTGGCCCGCCAGTTGGGTATCGCCGCTTTGCTGGTTGCTGCGGGTGTTGTGTGCCTTGGTCTGTTGCTGGGTCGCGACCTGACTGAGATGGTGATGACGGGTCTGTCACTGGCAGTCGCAATGGTGCCAGAGGGCCTCCCCGCCGTTGTGACGATCACGCTGGCGCTTGGGGCCACTGCAATGGTGCGAAGACAAGCGCTTGCGCGTCGGTTGCAGGCTGTTGAAACATTGGGCGCTGCATCGACAATCTGTACAGACAAGACCGGCACACTGACGGAAAACAAGATGACGGCCACGAAGGTGTGGACGTTTGACAGGCAGTATGACGTGACAGGTACCGGATACGATCCGGCTGGCCACATCGAAGCGGATGGCATCCGGCTTCGCGCATCGGATGATCCGGTGCTTGCGGCGCTTTTGGAAACCGGCCTTCACTGTAGTCACGCGCATCTTGAGCGTGACGGTGACAGTTGGAAGATGGTCGGTGCCCCGACCGAAGGTGCGCTGATTACACTGGGGTACAAGGGCTGGTGCGACCTGCCTTTGGACCGGGCGATACTAGCGGAAATTCCTTTCAGCAGCGCGCGCAAGAAGATGTCAGTGCTTTATCAGTCCGGCGGCCATGTGGATGTGCTGACAAAGGGCGCGCCGGAACAGGTGCTTAAGGCCTGTACAGAAATCATGACGCAAGGCGGCCCCCGCCCCCTGACAGCAGCAGTGCGGGAAACTGTTGTAGAGGCTTACAGCGACCTCGCGCAAAAGGGGCTGCGGGTCATGGCATTGGCCCGCAAACCTGCGCCGGATGATCAGTTGAGCGAAGACGCGATGATCTTTGTCGGTTTGGTCGGGATTATCGATCCACCCCGTGCTGAGGTACGTCAGGCGATCAGTCTGGCCCGCGCGGCCGGGATCAGGGTGATCATGATTACTGGCGATAGTCCCATCACGGCAGGCGCGATTGCGGGACAGCTAGACTTGAACGTGTCCCGCCAGCTGACTGGGGCTGATCTGGACGCGCTGGATGATGCAGCACTCAGCGAGATATTGCGCGAGGACGTACTTTTTGCGCGGACCAAGCCGGAACAGAAAATGCGCATCGTGTCGGCTTTGCAAGCGCAGGGCCAGATCGTCGCAATGACAGGTGACGGCGTCAATGATGCGCCCGCGCTCAAACAGGCGGATATCGGCATTTCGATGGGTGTCAGGGGAACGGATGTTGCACGCGATGCATCCGATCTGGTGCTGCTGGATGATAATTTTGCGACCATCGTGGGGGCCATCGGAGAAGGCCGCCGACAATTTGCAAACGTGCAGAAATTCGTGCGTTATTTGTTGTCGTCAAACGCGGGTGAAGTGATTGCACTGGTCGTCAACATCGCCATCGGCGGGCCGCTGGTGTTTCTAGCGACACAGATCCTCTGGATGAACCTTGTTACCGATGGTGTGACAGCCGTGGCGCTGGGGTTAGAGAAATCCGAACCGGATCAGATGGAACAACAGCCAAGGCGCAAAGACACCGCGATTCTTGGTCGAAGCGGGATCATCACGATCATCGTCCTTGGCACCTACACTGGTCTGTCGAGCCTTTGGATATTCTTTTCACTGATGGATCAGGGCGTAGAGCTGGCGCGTACGACAGCATTCACTGCCATGGTTGTTTTTGAGAAAATCAGTGTCTTTGCGTTCCGGTCCTTGCGTCTGACTGGATGGCGCATCGGTTGGTTCAGTAATCCATTCTTGCTGCTTGCCTTAACGGTCACATTGGGTGCGCAGGTCCTTGCGGTGTATTGGGGGCCCCTGCAGGTGCTCCTCAAAACGGTGCCGATGGGACTGGATCAATGGATCACAATTGCGCTTTTTACGCTGCCCCTTTTGATCGTGCCCGAAATCCTCAAAGCGGTGCGGCTCAGCATTCAACGAACGAAATAA
- a CDS encoding c-type cytochrome, with amino-acid sequence MPRFSVALAAVGLLGLTACSPEYAQKRSAVKHGQLIYAKECSQCHGVSGEGAGSASLGLGTPAPDLVGLSARNDGVFPREFVRRFILGLLETDDPEAAMPQFAKVGLPHVYPQGGADGEVLEADFEDLLDYLASIQE; translated from the coding sequence ATGCCCAGATTTTCAGTTGCTTTGGCCGCCGTCGGCCTTCTTGGCCTCACGGCCTGTTCACCGGAATATGCACAAAAGCGGTCTGCCGTGAAACACGGGCAGCTTATTTATGCCAAGGAATGCTCCCAGTGCCACGGTGTATCCGGCGAAGGGGCGGGGTCTGCTTCGCTCGGGCTGGGAACTCCGGCACCTGACCTGGTTGGTCTGTCGGCCAGAAATGACGGCGTGTTCCCGCGCGAATTTGTGCGCCGGTTCATTCTGGGCCTGCTTGAGACAGACGACCCCGAAGCCGCGATGCCGCAGTTTGCAAAAGTTGGACTGCCCCACGTTTACCCGCAGGGCGGTGCCGATGGTGAGGTTCTGGAAGCGGATTTCGAAGACCTGTTGGATTATCTCGCCTCTATTCAGGAGTGA
- a CDS encoding site-2 protease family protein, with protein sequence MFTHAIKLFTLNKFDIKVDPSWLIIAALVTWSLSRDFFPDALPGQAQITYLTMAVIAMMGLFVSLLLHELAHSVVARHLGVPINGITLFLFGGVAEMDAEPTAAKDELLIAVAGPLMSLCLAIGFWALSLMAGAGNLVATIPEVLSYLALINLILALFNMVPAFPLDGGRVLRAYLWHRTGNMLEATKTASRSGTFFAYFLMALGLMALFHGALAAGLWQLMIGAFVLIAARASYTSQLAQVAFDDKTVGSLMVRHPVTVGPDITLDYLINQIMLGRGVSFVPVTEGSVLLGHIDRSIVAGIDRENWASTRVGDVFVGLEDGVMIGPDTGVQDLLQIVSATGQRKFLVVSGHQLEGVITLSDLTQHLRAAGAA encoded by the coding sequence ATGTTCACACACGCCATAAAACTCTTCACGCTCAACAAATTCGACATAAAGGTCGACCCCAGCTGGCTGATCATAGCTGCACTGGTGACGTGGAGCTTGTCCCGCGACTTTTTTCCTGATGCTCTGCCCGGTCAGGCTCAGATCACCTATCTGACGATGGCAGTTATCGCGATGATGGGGTTGTTTGTCTCGCTTTTGCTGCACGAACTCGCCCACTCGGTTGTTGCGCGTCATCTTGGCGTGCCGATCAACGGGATTACCCTGTTTTTGTTCGGGGGTGTGGCTGAAATGGACGCGGAGCCTACTGCGGCCAAGGATGAGTTGTTGATTGCTGTAGCAGGACCGCTCATGTCGTTATGTCTTGCCATCGGGTTCTGGGCGCTGTCGCTGATGGCGGGTGCAGGCAACCTTGTCGCCACGATACCCGAGGTGTTGTCCTATCTGGCGTTGATCAACCTTATCCTTGCGCTGTTCAACATGGTGCCTGCCTTCCCCCTCGATGGTGGCCGCGTGTTGCGCGCGTATCTATGGCACCGGACCGGTAATATGCTGGAGGCGACCAAGACTGCCTCGCGCTCGGGCACATTCTTTGCGTACTTTCTCATGGCGCTGGGGCTTATGGCTTTGTTTCACGGCGCTTTGGCTGCCGGATTATGGCAGTTGATGATCGGGGCCTTCGTGCTGATCGCTGCGCGCGCCAGCTATACGTCGCAACTGGCGCAGGTGGCGTTCGACGACAAAACCGTCGGCTCCCTGATGGTGCGGCATCCGGTTACGGTCGGACCCGATATCACGCTGGACTATCTTATCAACCAGATCATGTTGGGGCGTGGGGTCAGTTTTGTGCCTGTTACCGAAGGGTCAGTCCTGTTGGGTCATATCGACCGGTCAATCGTCGCGGGCATTGATCGTGAGAATTGGGCGAGCACGCGTGTCGGGGATGTTTTCGTTGGCCTGGAAGATGGCGTGATGATTGGACCCGATACCGGAGTGCAGGACCTGTTGCAGATTGTCAGTGCGACCGGCCAACGGAAATTTCTGGTGGTGTCGGGGCATCAACTTGAAGGGGTGATTACGCTGTCCGATCTGACCCAGCACCTGAGAGCAGCAGGTGCTGCGTGA
- a CDS encoding universal stress protein, giving the protein MFRQIVVALDGSKKSKKAARVGFDLAKFYGGAVTLIHVPHAETAAFVVGAVSGYHAAITKPTFAEIEEAGQKVLDEALKIAADLKFTDVSTQMPHGDAATEILLLADQINADLIISGRRGLSGISSLVLGSTTQRINHLAKCACLSVV; this is encoded by the coding sequence ATGTTCAGACAGATTGTCGTCGCCCTTGACGGATCAAAGAAGTCGAAAAAGGCAGCGCGTGTCGGATTTGACTTGGCCAAATTCTACGGTGGTGCCGTCACGCTCATCCACGTTCCACACGCCGAAACTGCGGCTTTCGTTGTGGGTGCGGTTTCCGGCTATCACGCCGCAATCACCAAACCGACCTTTGCCGAGATTGAAGAAGCGGGCCAAAAAGTACTTGATGAGGCGCTGAAAATTGCCGCTGATCTGAAGTTCACCGATGTCAGCACGCAAATGCCACATGGCGATGCCGCGACCGAAATTCTGCTGTTGGCGGATCAGATTAATGCAGACCTTATTATTTCGGGCCGGCGCGGATTAAGCGGTATCTCCAGCCTTGTTTTGGGCAGCACAACGCAACGCATCAACCACCTGGCTAAATGCGCCTGCCTGTCAGTGGTCTGA
- a CDS encoding ABC transporter permease yields MKTDAVPQRRVHTKVSDSTLHLTGALLIDTVSVVDFPVSAEFTVIDIGELSHMDTAGAWFLLDCQRRAAVDDALPEITGASPAQAQLIDTVSQNMPPEDASVGKTMSINDHLEAFGQKIVRGLRMVVELVSFLGQVIATLGGILRHPTRLRLTSVVHHCQEIGLSAVPIVALMAFLIGVVLAFQGSAQLRQFGAEVFVVDLIAISILRELGILLTSIIVAGRSGSAFTAAIGSMKMREEIDAMRTLGLDPVTILVVPRVLALMLMLPALGFIADMSGLIGGALMSWIELGVSPAVFQTRLVSNTDVWHFGVGMIKAPFFALIIGIIGCYKGMQVGGNAESLGRMTSASVVLSIFMVIVMDALFSIFFAIVGI; encoded by the coding sequence ATGAAAACAGATGCAGTGCCACAAAGACGCGTTCATACGAAGGTATCGGATAGCACTCTGCATCTGACGGGCGCTTTGCTGATAGACACCGTATCCGTCGTGGATTTTCCGGTGTCTGCTGAGTTTACCGTTATAGATATTGGCGAGTTGTCGCACATGGACACCGCCGGTGCATGGTTTCTTCTGGACTGCCAGCGGCGTGCGGCGGTTGACGATGCGCTGCCAGAAATCACCGGCGCCAGTCCCGCGCAGGCGCAGCTTATAGATACCGTATCACAAAACATGCCACCCGAGGATGCATCGGTCGGCAAAACAATGAGCATCAACGACCATCTGGAAGCCTTCGGTCAGAAGATCGTGCGAGGCCTGCGTATGGTGGTCGAGCTGGTTTCGTTTCTGGGTCAGGTCATCGCGACGCTGGGTGGCATCCTGCGCCACCCGACACGCCTGCGGCTCACATCGGTTGTTCATCACTGTCAGGAAATCGGGCTAAGCGCAGTTCCGATTGTGGCGCTTATGGCATTTCTGATCGGGGTGGTTCTGGCCTTTCAAGGGTCGGCACAATTGCGTCAGTTCGGGGCCGAGGTTTTTGTGGTCGACCTTATCGCCATTTCGATCCTGCGCGAACTGGGCATCTTGCTAACTTCGATCATCGTTGCGGGGCGTTCGGGATCGGCGTTTACGGCGGCAATCGGGTCTATGAAAATGCGCGAAGAAATCGACGCTATGCGGACGCTCGGCCTTGATCCGGTGACGATCCTGGTGGTGCCGCGCGTACTAGCGCTGATGCTGATGCTACCCGCATTGGGATTTATTGCGGATATGTCCGGTCTGATCGGCGGGGCGTTAATGTCGTGGATAGAGCTCGGTGTCTCACCTGCGGTATTTCAGACAAGGCTCGTCAGCAACACGGACGTCTGGCATTTCGGGGTCGGCATGATCAAGGCACCGTTCTTTGCCCTGATTATCGGGATCATCGGCTGCTACAAAGGGATGCAAGTCGGCGGCAATGCGGAATCGCTGGGCCGGATGACATCGGCGTCTGTGGTGCTTTCCATTTTTATGGTCATTGTGATGGACGCGCTGTTTTCAATCTTTTTCGCGATTGTGGGGATATGA